The Rhododendron vialii isolate Sample 1 chromosome 5a, ASM3025357v1 genome contains a region encoding:
- the LOC131327885 gene encoding uncharacterized protein LOC131327885: protein MASSSQKVSGNLTGMELVPYVPNAKTKNDDQALLAIEQPPVMISLIKQNSRRHARSRAPQVPDEISFKLPQKCYANLFVSAEKREGEAGLRNILWSAPVDFRLPENNMNQILKRDEDVRSTYGVGPLPLTERLAGWKVEKRQRPRLERYDKFFYHKSGGQFRTFPEVVRFINHASLPKRAPQRIKAQNQSVLALEAPGSEPSQAASLKRTRPLPISIGSTSNRLKYGTKNKGLRSWANDWKDHRKLPDSTNGTRSAFFAGNRSPQVCFTLQMVVECLERDKRRCAIPISIGSTERLNYGTKNKGLRSSANGFSVGNKSSQACFTLQMVTEFLERDKKRRADKNLRHYDKQKEKEKETASSEVTPRMTPERGREGLRRFNNEECNMPQGNQANMRNEEGEISIIILSDDSEQEIEGETIIPDLFIPDEDWVGLEDFE, encoded by the exons atggCATCCTCTTCACAGAAAGTCTCTGGAAACTTGACTGGGATGGAACTAGTTCCTTATGTGCCAAATGCAAAAACGAAAAATGATGATCAGGCCCTTCTAGCTATAGAGCAACCTCCAGTTATGATCTCTCTCATAAAA CAGAACTCAAGGCGGCATGCGAGATCACGAGCACCTCAAGTTCCAGATGAGATATCGTTCAAGCTTCCGCAAAAATGTTACGCAAATCTTTTCGTATCAGCGGAG aagagagaaggagaagcaGGCTTAAGGAACATACTTTGGTCTGCACCTGTAGATTTCAGACTTCCAGAGAACAATATGAATCAGATACTGAAAAGAGATGAG GATGTGAGATCGACTTACGGTGTGGGGCCTTTGCCGTTGACTGAACGATTAGCAGGGTGGAAAGTTGAAAAACGACAGCGCCCCCGTCTTGAAAGATATGATAAG TTTTTCTACCACAAGTCAGGAGGGCAGTTTCGAACTTTTCCGGAAGTGGTGAGATTCATCAACCACGCTTCTTTGCCGAAAAGGGCGCCACAGCGAATTAAGGCCCAAAACCAAAGCGTTTTG GCTCTGGAGGCACCTGGATCAGAACCATCACAAGCAGCCTCACTTAAGAGAACAAGACCACTTCCTATTTCCATTGGAAGCACTTCCAATCGATTAAAGTATGGCACGAAAAACAAGGGTTTACGGTCTTGGGCCAACGATTGGAAGGATCATCGTAAGCTCCCGGATTCGACCAACGGGACTCGATCGGCTTTCTTTGCCGGTAATAGATCGCCGCAGGTGTGTTTCACGCTTCAGATGGTCGTGGAGTgtttggagagagataaaagaaGATGTGCGATTCCTATTTCCATTGGAAGCACCGAGCGATTAAACTACGGCACGAAAAACAAGGGTTTACGATCTTCAGCCAATGGTTTCTCTGTCGGTAATAAGTCGTCGCAGGCGTGTTTCACGCTTCAGATGGTCACGGAGtttttggagagagataaaaaaagacGCGCGGATAAGAACCTCCGACACTATGACAagcagaaggaaaaggaaaaggaaaccgCCTCATCGGAAGTCACTCCTCGTATGACTCCCGAGCGGGGAAGAGAAGGTCTTCGTAGGTTCAACAATGAAGAATGCAATATGCCACAAG gAAATCAGGCGAATATGAGGAATGAGGAAGGTGAGATCAGCATCATAATCCTCTCGGACGACTCTGAACAAGAAATTGAAGGAGAAACCATTATTCCGGATTTGTTTATCCCTGATGAGGATTGGGTTGGCCTTGAGGATTTTGAATAG
- the LOC131326404 gene encoding uncharacterized protein LOC131326404 yields the protein MGRVPLRERLEGWQIERRPRDNTNRFDKYYYHGKSGGRFRSFAEVQDFIIHARFPKARKPEEGSVPVEPLASESRKRKRRAKATREMTEEERRRIVEKFLENSWNNLMNIGKGRRDLRDSTSEDEEPVILDDIRDIFDSENDEENTGDPIDEVQIQEMINELMS from the exons ATGGGTCGCGTACCCTTACGAGAAAGACTTGAGGGTTGGCAAATTGAGAGACGTCCACGCGATAATACTAATCGATTCGATAAG TATTATTACCATGGGAAGTCGGGTGGGCGATTTCGATCTTTCGCTGAGGTTCAGGACTTCATCATCCACGCTCGTTTTCCGAAGGCCAGAAAACCCGAAGAAGGATCCGTG CCTGTCGAGCCTTTGGCGTCTGAATCCCGTAAGAGGAAAAGGAGAGCTAAGGCTACCAGAGAAATGACCGAGGAGGAAAGGCGTCGTATTGTCGAGAAATTCCTTGAGAATTCGTGGAACAACCTCATGAACATAGGTAAGGGAAGGCGGGATCTTCGCGATTCAACTAGTGAGGATGAAGAGCCGGTGATCCTGGACGACATTCGCGACATTTTCGACTCCGAGAATGACGAAGAGAACACCGGAGATCCGATTGATGAAGTGCAGATTCAAgagatgattaatgaattgatGAGCTAG